The following is a genomic window from Patescibacteria group bacterium.
TTTAAAGCCGGCGGCGGTTAAGTCATTTGAATAAGGATTTTTAATCTCTTTAATTTTGGTTGAACCGATATAAAACTTTAAATTGCTGAAGCCGTTGTCAAAAGAAATCACGCCCGAGCTAGCGCCGCCGCGGGCAAAAGTCAAATCGGTTATTTTAGTATCGCCGCCGGCCGCGCCCTCTACGATAAAGCTGGCGATCTTAATATTTTTTTGCCCCTTGATAAAAGCCTGATCGCCTAAGTCATTATTAGGATAAAGATAAAGGCTGGATTTACTGATCATTAATTTAGCGCCGGCGATATTAACCGTATCGGAGAAGGAAGCGCCGCTCCCAATGCTATAATCAAGGCTGTTTAAAATTATTTTGTAATAGCCGCCGTTGGACACGCTCTCCGGCACCTTAGTGACTAAAGCAACAACTAAATTTTGCTTGGCCGCTAAATTCAGTTCGCCTAAATCAACGCTAGCTTTGCCGTTATTAAATTCATCGCCGTCAAAATTATCATAAACTTCGCCGCTATTATAATTAACCAAGTAGATAACCCCGGTTAAATTAGGCGAGGCGCTATTTTTTTCCAAACTAAAAGTCAAGCGATTTAAGCTTATTTTTTGGTTATTATTCCTGATTTCAAAATTGCCGATAATTACGCCGGTCTGCTTGGTGAAAACTTTATTATTGGCCTTTAGCTCTTTGGCCGTAACGCCGACCGCTTCCCTTTTAATGGTTATATTTTCTTCAAGATTGGCTATACTGACATACAAGCTATAGTTTCCCTGGGAGCTTAAAACTTTAGCTTCTTTAAGATAAAGATTGATCAGCTTGCCGTCGCCGCCGATAACATCGGCGGAAACGGTGAAAGTTTCATCGCCGCCTTTTTTGATTTTATAATTGTTTAATTTAAAAACTATTTCCTTATCGCCAGCCGCTTCGGAAACGGTAGAAATAATTTGGCCGGCTTTATTTTTTAACTTGAAGTTATTTAAACTGGGCACGATAACCTTGCTCTGATTGGAAAATTTTAATTCTTTGACGAAAACATCGGATCGGCTGGAAGTTTCAGCTAAATTGAATTTACCGATATTTTTTTCCGTTGAGCCGATAATCGCCTGATTATTATTAATGCCTAAAGACTGCTCGCTAACGGCAACGCTTTCTAAAACTCCGACTCCGGAGATAAGCTTAAAGGTTTCTCCGGCTAAAGGAAAGGCGCCTAAAGCTTTGGCGCCAGTAATACTCGCGGCCTGGCTGATAACGACCGAGAAGGCCTGATTAGCAACCTCGGCCGAGTTATCGTTAAAATCTACATAAACTTTTAATTTTTTGGTTTCACCCGAATTAATAACCATCGGCTTATTCGTAAAATTAAAAATCGCCTGCCTGCCATGCAACCTAAAATAAGCCGGATATTCAATATCGCTTTCATCGGTTAAATAAAATTTTTTGATTACTTCTTGATTAAAAAAGCCTTTTAAATCTAAAACCAAATTTGTAATTTCCACCTGTCGGCCGTCAGCTTTTAAATTAAAAACAGCCGTTAAATTATCTTGCGTGCCAATAGCCAAATAATCAGGCCCCGGACTGGAAGCGTCTAAAGCAACCGACAGCGGATTATCGCTATAATCTCCGATTGCGCCGGCGGCTTTGAAGTCGGCCGTATCATATTCGGCTAAGTCGGCCTGGGCGATTGTTACGATGTCCGGCCATTTAAAGCCTGAATCAATAAACTGCTGGGCCGATTCAATTACGGCTTTCCGGCCGTTAGCAATATAATAAACGGCTTTATCGTTACCGGCTTTAACCAGTTTAACTTCCGGCCATTTATTTAATTCCGCCTGGCTGATAACTTTAATATCGCTCCATTTATTGCCATAAGCTAAAAAGGCCTTAGCGCTTACATAAGATTTTTTAACTCCGCGCGCGTGATCTAAATAATATACCGTTGGATTATCGGCAGTTTTAACCTGTTTAATTTCAGAATTGACGCCATAAGCCGCCCCGGCGATTTGCGCGTTAATAGCTAAACAACCGATAATAACAGTAATAATTACGGCAAAAATGAATAATTTTTTAGCTAATATTAAAGTATTAAACATATAATATAGTTATAAATTTAAATAACTTATTACTATATCATATATTGAACATTATGTCAAATAACTAGCGAACAAACCGTTTGCCGGCCTTGCGAGCGGGCATATAATTTTTAGCTTGAATTTGCCGTTAAAAAAACGGCATGTTTGAGCCGTTAGGCGAGTTTGCCGTTTTTAGGCAAATTAAAGCGGCCCAGAGGCAAAAATTATTCTAAACGCGAACAAGGCTGGCAAACGGCCAAACTAAAAAATCCTCCGATTAAGGAGGATCTAAAAATTAACAATAATTTTTATCAGCTCAATCCGACCTCGTCAATCACCACCATTTTTCTGCCGTCTAAAATACCGTAGAGAAATATATCGGTAATATCGCGGCGGTATTTAAATTCTTGGCTGTCAAAAACCGTGAAATTAATTTCTTTGCCTAGCTCAACTTCCAATTCCCCGATTAGCTTTACCAGCTTAATCTTATTAATTTTTCCCACAATCAGTATATCAATCAAGGTATTGGGGTTATTGACGAAAATACCGGTTAAAACCAAAAGTTTTACTTTGCCGATAGAGTTAAGTTTTCGCACGAAATCTTTTTCGTATAAAATCTGCGCTTTAACGATTAAAGCCTTAATCTCGTCGAATAAAACAAAATTAGGATTGGCGCGGAAATATTTTTTCTCTTGTCCTCCGGAGCCTTGGCACAGGGGGGCTTGACCGCCGGCCGCTTCCTTGGCGCCTTTCCCCTCTTCTTCATTTTTCATATCTGACGTTAAAATGCCGAACTTTTCCAAATTCTCAAGTTCCCGCCTAACCGAATTAAGCTGAAGCTTAAGATCGCGAGATAATTGCCTGATATAAAATTTCTCCGTAGGATTTAAGAGAAACAGCTTTAATATTTTAACTCTGGCGTTTGAGCCGAATAATTTTTCTAGCATATTTTAAATTATTACTGCGGTTTATCTTAACTAATATCCATTATTCTCTTTTCTCTGAATTTATTGTATAATAAACTTATCATTTAGTCAAAGCTAATGTTTTTCAATGTTAGTTTAATTTTTGTTTATAATTATGAATTACAAAATAGCCCAATTCATCATAACTCCCGGCCAGCGCCATGAGCTAATCCATGAAATTTATATCGCCCAGCCGGACGCCAATAAAGAAGCTTTAGCCGGAAAACTGTTTGCTTTGATTGAGATTGAAGCAAAAAAAGCCGACAGCCTTAAAATCATTAATTTTTTAATTAACACCCTTAACCATAATTATTACCAAAACGAAAAAATGATCCTGCGCGAACGGGTTTCGAGCATTAAGATAGAGCATATCTTTGAATCGGCTTTAGCTAAGACTAATAAAAAATTAGCGGAATTTTTACAAAGCGAGAAAATTAAATTAAACCCCGGTCTGGCCAATATTACCATCGGCGTAATCTATAACGACAGCTTGCATTTTTCCAATTTAGGAAAAAATAAAGCTCTTCTGGTCTATAAAAGTAAAGCCGAAGACAGCGCCAAATATAAATTAGCCGATATCACCGAGCAGACGGACAAAGGAGAAGCGAAAAAACCAACGAATTTAATCAAGCTATTTTCTAACGTCACGAGCGGCGCTTTGCCCCGCGGCGGCTATTTTATTTTCACTAACGAAACGTTTTCCGAATACCTTTCAGCCAAGCAGATTATCAGCATTATAACTACCCTGCCCCCGGCCAGCGCGGCCGAGCAAATTAAAAATACGCTAAGCAAAATCAACGCTTACGTGCCTTTTCTGGGAATTATCATAAAAAATACCGCTGGCCTGGAAATGCCGGAAATAAAAATCAAAGCGCCGGCCGCCTCGACTAAAATTTCCATTGAAAACTTAACCGCCACGGAAGATCAGACTGAAAAATTACTTACTCCTTCCGGGCTGATTAACGCTAAAAAATGGTCGTCTCTTTTTAATAACTTAACCGGGCGCCTTAACTTAGGGCGAACCGATAAAATCAGCGGCCGGGCGTTTTTACTTAAAGATAAAATTTTCTCCGGAAAAAGGTCAAACTGGTTTTCACTTAAAAAAATCTTTAATTCTTTAAAAAATTATCTGGCTCTCTTAATCAGTTTTTCCGTTTATATTTTTAGGCTATTAACGAGCAAAGAGAAGCTAGCCGAATTTTTTAATCAATCGCTTTCCGGCGCGAAAAATTTCTACCTAAAAATTAAAACAACGTCGTTTAAATCATATTTCTGGTTTAAAAATCTCGGCAAAATAAATAAAATCTTGCTATCGGTCTTTTTGCTCTGCTTGATAATTTTTTCTTCTAGCCTGGCCTGGCAGGGCATAAAAAATAAGCAAGCCAAAGATCAAACTGCTATCAGCCAATTAACCGCGGCCATTGAGCAAAAACAAAATCAAATTGACGCCAGCCTGTTATACAACAATGAGGCCGGGGCCAAAAAACTGCTTGAAGAAGTTAAAGCGCTGATAGCGGAATTGCCCCAGAAAAACCAAGCGCAAAAAGACCAATATAACGCCTTGATAGCCAAGCACCAAGTACAAATTGAAAAAATAAGCCGGGTTATCCGCGCCGACGCGACCGAAGTGGCTAATTTTATCAACCTTAACCCTAACGCTAAACCGACCAACATCGCGCTGGCCCAAGATAAAATCTTTGCCGCCGACGCGGGAGAAAATTCAATTTACACTATTGACCTAAAAAGTAAACTCGTTACGGCCATAAATTTGGCCGATCAAAATATAAGCAAGCTTGATTTCCCCAATGCTGATAAAAATAATAATATCTCATATTTTAACGCCGGCAGCGTTGTTGTTCTTGACGCCAAAACAGAAAAATTATCAATTTTGGAAATTGACTATCCGGTTAAACCGCAGAAAATAATTGATTTTAAGCAATACAATAGCCGTTATTATCTGGCCGACGCGCTTAACGGGCAAGTTTACCGTTTTTCAAAAACCGACTCTAAGCTAACCGGCGCGGCTGGCTGGCTAAACACCCAGGAAGATTTAACCGGCGCGACTAGCCTTGATATTGACGGCAATGTTTATCTCTTAAAAAATAACGGAGAAATTTCTAAATACAGCAAAGGCAAAAAACAAGAATTTTCAATTTCTCCGATTGAGCCGAATTTCAGCCAAGCGGCTAAACTTACTGTCTCCCAAGAGCTGGATTACCTTTATGTTTTTGAGCCGGCCGGCAAAAGATTGGTTGTCTTTAATAAAAACGGTGATTTTATCAATCAATATACCAGCGATAAATTCGGTAGCTTAACGGATTTTCAAGTTGATGAAGCCAATAAAAAAATATATTTCTTAAACGGCGCCGCGGTTTATTCAATTGAGGCCGTGCATTTAAATAAATAAACACTAATTGAATCTATAAATAAAAACGTTCCGCTAATCGGAACGTTTTTATTTTATTTAATTCTTAACGCTTATTTTAGGGTAACTTTGGCGCCGGCCTCTTCCAATCTCTTTTTCATGGCTTCGGCATCTTCCTTTTTAACGCCTTCTTTAAGCATTTTAGGAGCGCCGTCA
Proteins encoded in this region:
- a CDS encoding M23 family metallopeptidase — protein: MFNTLILAKKLFIFAVIITVIIGCLAINAQIAGAAYGVNSEIKQVKTADNPTVYYLDHARGVKKSYVSAKAFLAYGNKWSDIKVISQAELNKWPEVKLVKAGNDKAVYYIANGRKAVIESAQQFIDSGFKWPDIVTIAQADLAEYDTADFKAAGAIGDYSDNPLSVALDASSPGPDYLAIGTQDNLTAVFNLKADGRQVEITNLVLDLKGFFNQEVIKKFYLTDESDIEYPAYFRLHGRQAIFNFTNKPMVINSGETKKLKVYVDFNDNSAEVANQAFSVVISQAASITGAKALGAFPLAGETFKLISGVGVLESVAVSEQSLGINNNQAIIGSTEKNIGKFNLAETSSRSDVFVKELKFSNQSKVIVPSLNNFKLKNKAGQIISTVSEAAGDKEIVFKLNNYKIKKGGDETFTVSADVIGGDGKLINLYLKEAKVLSSQGNYSLYVSIANLEENITIKREAVGVTAKELKANNKVFTKQTGVIIGNFEIRNNNQKISLNRLTFSLEKNSASPNLTGVIYLVNYNSGEVYDNFDGDEFNNGKASVDLGELNLAAKQNLVVALVTKVPESVSNGGYYKIILNSLDYSIGSGASFSDTVNIAGAKLMISKSSLYLYPNNDLGDQAFIKGQKNIKIASFIVEGAAGGDTKITDLTFARGGASSGVISFDNGFSNLKFYIGSTKIKEIKNPYSNDLTAAGFKYILKSGARAEIKVYADTETDLKASEVQLAISNLAAVNNNSLIPAVVNNLNVNSHKTAFGPASAEITKVTEGFVTKGENDNVVAGFKVKNSGIEDLKLESITINSADRELTYSLGYSNLKVINRDKQKTAGSTITRPVAGANKISLGGFVVKAGEEAVFDVHVKTSELIADKNMDIYFSDFKARGKSSKVSALINGDPTDSYKFTIATGASEDNGQPNNGTAKTFIKPVSGAITYGWHDTNYPYKDSVGEHTGIDIAVSQGTSVKAAGAGTVIEVVDGSSDQASYIAISHGNGLITRYAHLSHLDVKVGDQVKQRGIIGLSGGKPGTPGAGPYTNGAHLHFEVLLNGASVDPEKYL